From Xyrauchen texanus isolate HMW12.3.18 chromosome 9, RBS_HiC_50CHRs, whole genome shotgun sequence, the proteins below share one genomic window:
- the LOC127648998 gene encoding laminin subunit gamma-1, translating to MLLIHFLLLTLWAACSHGAMDECIDESNRPQRCMPEFVNAAFNVTVVSTNTCGSPPEEYCVQTGVTGVTKSCHICDAGDPRQHHGATYLTDYNNQADTTWWQSQTMLAGIQYPHAINLTLHLGKSFDITYVRLKFHTSRPESFAIYKRTSEDGPWIPYQYYSGSCKKTFGKTNRGFIRTGEDEQQALCTDEFSDISPLTGGNVAFSTLEGRPSAYNFDNSPVLQDWVTATDIRVTLNRLNTFGDEVFNDPKVLKSYYYAISDFAVGGRCKCNGHASECLKNENSKLVCNCKHNTEGADCSVCKPFYNDRPWRRATADNPNECLPCNCNGKSAECYFNPELYRATGHGGHCRNCADNTDGPNCERCLDNYYRDTSGQRCLPCSCNPVGSLSTQCDNTGRCSCKPGLMGEKCDRCQPGYHTLTEAGCRPCSCDLAGSTQECDVQTGRCQCKDNVDGFSCDRCKLGYFNLDPQNPQGCTPCFCFQHSTVCDSADGYSIHTITSTYDRDDEGWKGQLRDGSSMPVQWSPSSRDISLISEDYFPIYFVAPEKYLGNQLLSYGQNLTLNFRIQRHDARLSAEDVVLEGAGLRVAVPLIAQGNSYPGEDMQTFVFRLHDTPDYPWRPTLKHADFQKLLHNLTSIMIRGTYSERSAGYLDNVSLMTARHGPGTPARWVERCVCPQGYVGQHCEKCDLGYRRSRPELGRFSPCEPCNCNGHSDTCDPVTGMCNCQHNTAGMSCERCKDGFYGDSTLGSPTDCKPCPCPAGASCAVVPKTKEVVCTNCPSGTTGKRCELCDDGFFGDPLGEKGPVRSCIVCSCNNNIDPNAVGNCDRESGQCLKCIYNTAGSFCDRCKEGFYGDARASDVADKCKPCSCSSYGTVNRQTTCLQVTGQCNCLPHVINRDCSACKPGFYNLQSGEGCERCNCNPIGSTNGQCDIVNGQCECQPGVTGQHCERCEVNFFGFSSSGCKPCDCDPEGSQSTQCREDGRCQCHPGFVGARCDMCEENYFYNRSTPGCQQCPNCYSLVRDKVNQQRQKLLDLQTLIDNLDNSQDTVSDKAFEDRLKEAEKTIMDLLEEAQASKEVDNGLLDRLNNINKTLNTQWNRLQNIRNTVDNTGNQADIARNRVRDAEDLISTAREELDKAKEAISKVDIQIPTTSGDPNNMTLLAEEARKLSEKHKTDADQIEKIAKDANDTSTKAYNLLKKSLDGENKMSSDIDELNRKYNEANDLAKNLEKQATKVQTEAEEAGNKALKIYANLTTLPPFDTKSLEDEANKIKKEASDLDKLIDKTEKEYNDLREDLRGKETEVRKLLEKGKTEQQTADQLLARADAAKALAEEAAKKGRSTFQEAQDILNNLRDFDKRVNDNKTAAEDAMKRIPEINATINEANDKTRRAEVALGNAAADAKEAKMKAEEAEKIANDVQKGSAKTKADAEKAFEDTMKLDGEVNNMMGQLTAAEKELEKKKAEADADMMMANMASDNAKEAEGNARKAKNAVRTVLTTINELLSQLGNIDKVDLSKLNQIDNALKDAKEKMAGSELDRKLKELNDIAKSQEDMITDYDRQIREIRADIANLNDIKNTLPEGCFNTPSLERP from the exons GCAAGTCCTTCGACATCACCTATGTGCGACTAAAGTTCCATACTAGCCGTCCTGAGAGTTTTGCCATCTATAAGCGCACTAGCGAGGATGGGCCCTGGATTCCCTACCAATACTACAGCGGCTCCTGCAAAAAGACGTTCGGCAAAACGAATCGCGGCTTCATCCGCACAGGAGAGGATGAGCAGCAGGCATTGTGCACGGATGAGTTCAGCGATATTTCGCCCCTCACCGGAGGAAATGTGGCCTTTTCTACACTCGAGGGCCGACCCAGTGCATATAATTTTGATAACAGTCCAGTACTACAG GATTGGGTGACTGCCACAGATATCAGAGTGACCCTGAACAGATTAAACACATTTGGAGATGAAGTTTTCAATGATCCCAAAGTTCTCAAGTCCTACTACTATGCTATTTCAGACTTTGCAGTGGGAGGAAG GTGCAAGTGTAACGGCCATGCCAGTGAATGCTTGAAGAATGAGAACAGCAAACTGGTGTGTAACTGCAAACACAACACAGAGGGAGCAGACTGCAGTGTGTGCAAGCCCTTCTACAATGACCGTCCCTGGAGGAGAGCCACAGCTGACAACCCCAACGAATGCCTGC CCTGTAACTGTAATGGCAAGAGCGCAGAGTGTTACTTCAACCCAGAGCTGTATCGTGCCACAGGTCATGGAGGTCACTGCCGCAACTGTGCCGACAACACGGATGGGCCAAACTGTGAGCGATGCCTGGACAACTACTACAGAGACACTTCTGGCCAGCGCTGTCTGCCTTGCAGCTGCAACCCAGTTG GTTCTCTCAGTACCCAGTGTGACAACACTGGTCGATGTAGCTGTAAGCCTGGATTGATGGGTGAAAAGTGTGACAGATGCCAGCCAGGTTACCACACACTGACTGAGGCAGGCTGCAG GCCGTGCTCTTGTGACCTTGCCGGAAGCACACAGGAGTGTGATGTTCAGACAGGGCGCTGTCAGTGCAAGGACAATGTAGATGGCTTTAGCTGTGACAG GTGTAAACTGGGCTACTTTAATCTGGACCCTCAGAATCCTCAGGGATGTACACCATGCTTCTGTTTCCAGCATTCCACTGTGTGTGATAGCGCCGATGGTTACAGCATACACACAATCACCTCCACCTATGACAGAG ATGATGAGGGCTGGAAGGGGCAGCTGAGAGATGGCTCTAGCATGCCTGTGCAGTGGTCTCCCAGTTCTAGAGATATTTCGCTCATCTCAGAAGACTACTTCCCCATCTACTTTGTGGCTCCAG aGAAATATCTAGGAAATCAGTTGCTGAGCTATGGGCAGAACCTCACACTGAACTTCAGGATTCAGAGACATGATGCCCGACTGTCAGCAGAGGATGTTGTACTGGAGGGGGCAGGGCTCCGGGTTGCTGTGCCACTTATTGCCCAGGGCAATTCCTACCCAGGAGAAGACATGCAAACATTTGTGTTTAG gCTCCATGACACCCCTGACTACCCTTGGAGACCCACCCTGAAACATGCCGACTTCCAGAAACTTCTGCACAATCTGACATCCATCATGATTCGTGGAACCTACAGTGAGAGAA GTGCTGGTTATTTGGACAATGTTTCCCTCATGACCGCCCGTCATGGCCCTGGAACTCCAGCTCGTTGGGTGGAGAGGTGTGTGTGCCCTCAGGGCTACGTGGGGCAGCACTGTGAGAAGTGTGATCTGGGATACAGGAGGAGTCGACCTGAGCTGGGCCGATTTAGCCCTTGCGAACCCTGTAACTGCAACGGACACAGTGACACTTGTGACCCTGTGACAG GAATGTGTAACTGCCAGCACAATACTGCTGGCATGAGCTGTGAGAGGTGTAAGGATGGCTTCTATGGTGATTCAACATTGGGGTCTCCTACAGACTGTAAACCTTGTCCCTGCCCTGCAGGTGCCTCATGCGCTGTTGTGCCCAAGACCAAAGAGGTGGTCTGTACTAATTGCCCAAGTGGCACCACAG GTAAGCGATGCGAGCTGTGTGATGATGGCTTCTTCGGCGACCCTCTGGGTGAGAAAGGTCCCGTCAGGTCATGTATTGTATGCAGTTGCAATAACAACATTGACCCCAATGCTGTGGGTAACTGTGACCGAGAATCAGGCCAATGCCTCAAGTGCATTTACAACACCGCTGGCAGCTTCTGTGACCGTTGCAAAGAGGGTTTCTATGGTGACGCCCGTGCTTCAGATGTAGCCGACAAGTGCAAAC CATGCTCGTGCTCTTCATACGGTACAGTGAACAGGCAGACTACCTGTTTGCAGGTGACAGGCCAGTGTAATTGCCTTCCACACGTAATTAACAGAGACTGCAGTGCATGCAAGCCTGGTTTCTACAACCTACAAAGCGGCGAGGGCTGCGAAAG ATGCAACTGCAACCCTATTGGCTCCACAAACGGGCAGTGTGACATTGTCAACGGTCAATGTGAATGTCAGCCTGGGGTCACAGGTCAGCACTGTGAGCGTTGTGAGGTCAACTTCTTCGGCTTCAGTTCCTCTGGATGCAAAC ctTGCGACTgtgacccagaaggctcccagtcCACCCAGTGCAGGGAAGATGGGCGTTGCCAGTGTCATCCAGGGTTTGTGGGAGCTCGCTGTGACATGTGTGAGGAAAATTACTTCTACAACCGCTCTACACCAGGCTGCCAGCAGTGCCCCAACTGTTACAGTCTGGTCAGGGACAAG GTTAACCAGCAGAGACAGAAGCTTCTTGACCTGCAGACCTTAATTGATAATCTTGACAACAGTCAAGATACAGTGAGTGACAAGGCCTTTGAGGACAGACTTAAGGAGGCAGAGAAAACAATCATGGACTTGCTGGAAGAGGCACAGGCTAGCAAAG AAGTTGATAATGGACTTTTGGATCGTCTAAACAACATCAATAAGACCCTGAACACTCAGTGGAACAGACTGCAGAACATCAGAAACACTGTAGACAACACAGGCAATCAGGCAGATATTGCTCGTAACCGAGTCCGTGATGCCGAGGACCTGATCAGTACTGCCAGAGAGGAGCTGGACAAAGCCAAGGAGGCAATCAGTAAAGTG gaCATTCAAATACCCACAACTTCTGGAGATCCAAACAATATGACGCTTCTGGCAGAGGAAGCCCGTAAACTGTCAGAAAA ACATAAAACAGACGCAGATCAGATTGAGAAGATTGCAAAGGACGCAAATGACACTTCTACCAAAGCTTATAATCTTCTGAAGAAGTCACTGGATGGCGAGAACAAGATGAGCAGTGACATTGATGAACTCAACAGGAA GTACAATGAGGCAAATGACTTGGCCAAGAACCTTGAGAAACAGGCTACCAAGGTGCAAACTGAAGCAGAGGAGGCTGGCAACAAAGCTCTGAAGATCTATGCTAACTTGACCACCTTGCCCCCGTTTGACACCAAATCGTTAGAG GATGAGGCCAATAAGATTAAGAAGGAGGCTTCAGACCTGGACAAACTGATAGATAAGACAGAGAAGGAGTACAATGACCTGAGGGAGGACCTGAGGGGCAAAGAGACTGAAGTTCGCAAACTACTAGAGAAAGGAAAGACTGAACAACAG ACGGCTGATCAGTTGTTGGCACGTGCAGACGCAGCCAAGGCTTTGGCTGAGGAGGCAGCAAAAAAAGGCAGATCTACTTTTCAGGAGGCCCAGGACATTCTGAACAACCTCAGAG ACTTTGACAAGAGAGTAAACGACAACAAAACCGCTGCCGAGGATGCCATGAAGCGAATCCCGGAAATTAATGCGACAATCAATGAAGCTAATGATAAGACCAGACGGGCCGAGGTGGCTCTTGGAAATGCAGCAGCAGATGCTAAAGAGGCCAAGATGAAGGCAGAGGAAGCTGAGAAAATCGCCAATGATGTGCAGAAG GGCTCAGCCAAGACAAAAGCTGATGCAGAAAAAGCTTTTGAGGACACCATGAAACTGGATGGAGAAGTGAACAACATGATGGGCCAGCTGACAGCTGCTGAAAAAGAGCTAGAAAAGAAGAAAGCAGAGGCAGATGCAGACATGATGATGGCAAACATG GCATCTGACAATGCTAAAGAAGCAGAGGGCAATGCCCGGAAAGCCAAAAATGCTGTCAGGACAGTGCTGACTACAATCAATGAATTATTAAGCCAACTCG GCAACATCGATAAGGTGGATCTGAGCAAGCTGAATCAGATCGATAATGCTCTAAAAGATGCCAAGGAGAAGATGGCAGGAAGTGAGCTGGACAGGAAGCTGAAGGAGCTGAATGACATAGCCAAGAGCCAGGAGGACATGATCACTGACTATGATCGTCAGATCCGAGAGATTCGAGCAGACATCGCTAACCTCAACGACATCAAGAACACACTGCCAGAAGGCTGCTTCAACACTCCGTCTTTAGAGCGGCCTTAA